From a single Kitasatospora sp. NBC_00458 genomic region:
- a CDS encoding aldehyde dehydrogenase family protein: MAKNTKKTAAPAAAQAAAAAPAAQAVKPAGLFGYAPAPESPAAAGDIATSYGHFIGGEFVDSSGSEALKTVNPATEQVLAEFAQGTDEDVDRAVAAARRAFTDWSALPGSERAKYLFRIARIVQERSRELAVLESMDNGKPIRETRDFDIPTVAAWFFYYAGWADKLDYAGFGPNPKPLGVAGQVIPWNFPLMMLAWKIAPALATGNTVVLKPAETTPLTALRFAEICRQAGLPKGVVNIVTGDGRTGAALTAHPDVNKVAFTGSTPVGRAIARQLAGSRKKLSLELGGKAANIVFDDAPIDQAVEGIVNGIFFNQGHVCCAGSRLLVQESIQDELLDALKHRMATLRVGDPLDKNTDIGAINSAAQLARITELTDAGEAEGADRWSPECELPGTGFWFKPTIFTGVSQAHRIAQEEIFGPVLSVLTFRTPAEAVEKANNTPFGLSAGVWTEKGSRILWTANRLKAGVVWANTFNKFDPTSPFGGYKESGYGREGGRHGLEAYLDV, translated from the coding sequence ATGGCCAAGAACACCAAGAAGACCGCGGCACCCGCGGCCGCGCAGGCCGCCGCGGCCGCCCCTGCCGCGCAGGCCGTCAAGCCGGCCGGCCTGTTCGGCTACGCGCCGGCCCCCGAGTCGCCCGCCGCGGCCGGCGACATCGCCACCTCCTACGGCCACTTCATCGGCGGCGAGTTCGTCGACTCCTCCGGCAGCGAGGCCTTGAAGACGGTCAACCCGGCCACCGAGCAGGTGCTCGCCGAGTTCGCCCAGGGCACCGACGAGGACGTGGACCGCGCGGTCGCCGCCGCCCGCCGCGCCTTCACCGACTGGTCGGCGCTGCCGGGCAGCGAGCGCGCCAAGTACCTGTTCCGGATCGCCCGGATCGTCCAGGAGCGCAGCCGCGAGCTGGCCGTGCTGGAGTCGATGGACAACGGCAAGCCGATCCGCGAGACCCGGGACTTCGACATCCCGACCGTCGCCGCCTGGTTCTTCTACTACGCGGGCTGGGCGGACAAGCTCGACTACGCCGGCTTCGGCCCGAACCCGAAGCCGCTGGGCGTGGCCGGCCAGGTCATCCCGTGGAACTTCCCGCTGATGATGCTGGCGTGGAAGATCGCCCCGGCGCTGGCCACCGGCAACACGGTGGTCCTCAAGCCGGCCGAGACCACGCCGCTGACCGCGCTGCGCTTCGCCGAGATCTGCCGCCAGGCCGGTCTGCCGAAGGGCGTCGTCAACATCGTCACCGGTGACGGCCGCACGGGCGCCGCGCTCACCGCGCACCCGGACGTCAACAAGGTCGCCTTCACCGGCTCCACCCCGGTCGGCCGGGCGATCGCCCGGCAGCTGGCCGGCAGCCGCAAGAAGCTGTCGCTGGAGCTGGGCGGCAAGGCCGCCAACATCGTCTTCGACGACGCGCCGATCGACCAGGCGGTCGAGGGCATCGTCAACGGCATCTTCTTCAACCAGGGCCACGTCTGCTGCGCGGGTTCGCGCCTGCTGGTCCAGGAGTCGATCCAGGACGAGCTGCTGGACGCGCTGAAGCACCGGATGGCCACCCTGCGGGTCGGCGACCCGCTGGACAAGAACACCGACATCGGCGCCATCAACTCGGCCGCCCAGCTGGCCCGGATCACCGAGCTGACGGACGCGGGCGAGGCCGAGGGCGCGGACCGCTGGTCGCCGGAGTGCGAGCTGCCGGGCACCGGTTTCTGGTTCAAGCCGACCATCTTCACCGGCGTCAGCCAGGCCCACCGGATCGCCCAGGAGGAGATCTTCGGCCCGGTGCTGTCGGTGCTGACCTTCCGCACCCCCGCCGAGGCGGTGGAGAAGGCCAACAACACGCCGTTCGGCCTCTCCGCCGGCGTCTGGACGGAGAAGGGCTCGCGGATCCTCTGGACCGCCAACCGGCTGAAGGCCGGCGTGGTCTGGGCCAACACCTTCAACAAGTTCGACCCGACCTCGCCGTTCGGCGGCTACAAGGAGTCGGGCTACGGCCGCGAGGGTGGCCGGCACGGTCTGGAGGCCTACCTCGATGTCTGA
- a CDS encoding aldehyde dehydrogenase family protein produces the protein MSETTIARLDVLKTYKLYVGGKFPRSESGRVYEVTDSKGEWLANAPLGTRKDARDAVLAARAAVKGWAGTTAYNRGQVLYRVAEMLQGRREQFAAEVALSEGIGPKKAAALVDTAIDRWVWYAGWTDKVAQIAGGANPVAGPYFNLSTPEPTGVVGIVAPQAGYGHSLLGLVSVVAPAIATGNTVVVAAAADAPLPALSLGEVLATSDVPGGVVNLISGRTADIAPTLASHQDVNAVDLTGAIADEGPGAAAALEALAADTLKRVIRPELDPFAQDWTNAPGTDRLLSFLETKTVWHPMGI, from the coding sequence ATGTCTGAGACCACCATCGCGCGTCTTGACGTCCTCAAGACCTACAAGCTGTACGTCGGCGGGAAGTTCCCGCGCTCCGAGAGCGGGCGGGTGTACGAGGTGACCGACTCCAAGGGCGAGTGGCTCGCCAACGCCCCGCTCGGCACCCGCAAGGACGCCCGCGACGCGGTCCTGGCCGCCCGCGCGGCGGTCAAGGGCTGGGCGGGCACCACCGCGTACAACCGCGGCCAGGTGCTGTACCGGGTCGCCGAGATGCTGCAGGGCCGGCGCGAGCAGTTCGCGGCCGAGGTGGCGCTCTCCGAGGGTATCGGCCCGAAGAAGGCCGCCGCCCTGGTGGACACGGCGATCGACCGGTGGGTCTGGTACGCGGGCTGGACCGACAAGGTCGCGCAGATCGCGGGCGGCGCCAACCCGGTCGCCGGGCCGTACTTCAACCTCTCCACCCCGGAGCCGACCGGCGTGGTCGGGATCGTCGCCCCGCAGGCCGGTTACGGGCACTCGCTGCTCGGCCTGGTCTCGGTGGTCGCCCCGGCCATCGCGACCGGCAACACCGTGGTGGTGGCGGCCGCGGCCGACGCCCCGCTGCCGGCGCTGTCGCTGGGCGAGGTGCTGGCCACCTCGGACGTCCCCGGCGGCGTGGTCAACCTGATCTCCGGCCGGACCGCCGACATCGCGCCGACCCTGGCCTCGCACCAGGACGTCAACGCGGTGGACCTCACCGGTGCGATCGCCGACGAAGGTCCCGGCGCGGCGGCCGCGCTGGAGGCGCTCGCCGCGGATACCCTGAAGAGGGTGATCCGCCCGGAGCTGGACCCGTTCGCCCAGGACTGGACCAATGCTCCCGGAACGGACCGGCTACTCTCGTTCCTGGAGACCAAGACGGTCTGGCACCCGATGGGTATCTGA
- a CDS encoding ATP-binding protein encodes MSDSPLNPVPIARARVVLLSGPSGSGKSSLAERSGLPVLQLDDFYKDGDDPTLPRLPDGAVDWDSPLSWHREQAVAAIRGLYETGRADVPVYSIPDNGRVATRVLDLDGAGAFVAEGIFAAEIAAECAAEGLLGDALCLRNSPLTTAWRRLRRDVREGRKSLPVLLRRGWRLMRAERTIIGRQVELGAHPCAGPEAERRIRAAAVQELSAV; translated from the coding sequence GTGAGTGACTCCCCGCTGAACCCTGTGCCGATAGCCCGCGCCCGGGTGGTCCTGCTCTCCGGGCCCTCCGGTTCGGGGAAGTCCTCGCTCGCGGAGCGCAGCGGTCTTCCGGTGCTCCAGCTCGACGACTTCTACAAGGACGGCGACGACCCCACCCTCCCGCGGCTGCCCGACGGCGCGGTCGACTGGGACTCCCCGCTGTCCTGGCACCGCGAGCAGGCGGTCGCGGCCATCCGCGGACTGTACGAGACCGGCCGGGCCGACGTGCCGGTGTACTCGATCCCGGACAACGGCCGGGTCGCCACCCGGGTCCTGGACCTCGACGGGGCGGGCGCGTTCGTCGCCGAGGGCATCTTCGCCGCCGAGATCGCCGCCGAGTGCGCCGCCGAGGGCCTGCTCGGAGACGCCCTCTGCCTGCGCAACAGCCCGCTCACCACCGCCTGGCGGCGGCTGCGCCGGGACGTCCGCGAGGGCCGCAAGTCCCTGCCGGTGCTGCTGCGACGCGGCTGGCGGCTGATGCGCGCCGAGCGCACGATCATCGGCCGGCAGGTCGAGCTGGGCGCGCACCCGTGCGCCGGGCCGGAGGCCGAGCGGCGGATCCGCGCGGCGGCCGTCCAGGAGCTCTCCGCCGTCTGA
- a CDS encoding SigE family RNA polymerase sigma factor — MNAMLQTRTNPAVGTARSSTTAPRTRFEVRTDEASGAVIVRGCAHSTGGSTAARRVSGGGRTGELYGIGRRGNPADSAGTLTLRGILPVRVEGTDAPGGNRGIGGTGLRKADSGESAGREAAGATLLRLNPAAARTTEVAQGGAREERPAVAEDHTTEFTAYVRERRASLYATAYHLTGDRYEAEDLLQSALFSTYRAWGRITDKAAVGGYLRRTMTNLHISAWRRRKVNEYPTEELPETVGDTDAMGGTELRAVLWQALAKLPENQRTMLVLRYYEGKTDPEIADVLGISVGTVKSSIWRALRRLRDDEQLNTSGDTVRAFGELVA, encoded by the coding sequence ATGAACGCCATGCTTCAGACCCGGACCAACCCGGCTGTCGGCACCGCGCGTTCGTCGACGACCGCCCCCAGGACCCGGTTCGAGGTCAGGACCGACGAGGCCTCCGGTGCCGTGATCGTACGGGGGTGCGCACACAGCACCGGTGGAAGTACTGCCGCACGCCGGGTGAGCGGCGGCGGCAGGACGGGGGAGCTGTACGGGATCGGCCGCCGGGGGAACCCGGCCGACTCCGCCGGCACCCTCACGCTGCGGGGGATCCTCCCCGTGCGCGTCGAGGGCACGGACGCCCCGGGGGGGAACCGGGGCATCGGGGGGACCGGCCTGCGGAAGGCCGACTCGGGGGAGTCGGCCGGCCGCGAGGCCGCCGGTGCGACGCTGCTGCGGCTGAACCCCGCGGCGGCCCGCACCACCGAAGTGGCACAGGGCGGCGCGCGGGAGGAGCGCCCGGCCGTCGCGGAGGACCACACCACGGAGTTCACCGCGTACGTGCGCGAGCGTCGCGCCTCTCTGTACGCCACCGCGTACCACCTCACCGGTGACCGCTACGAGGCCGAGGACCTGCTGCAGAGCGCGCTCTTCAGCACCTACCGGGCCTGGGGCCGGATCACCGACAAGGCCGCGGTCGGGGGCTACCTCCGCCGCACCATGACCAACCTGCACATCTCCGCCTGGCGCCGCCGCAAGGTCAACGAGTACCCGACCGAGGAGCTGCCGGAGACGGTCGGCGACACCGACGCGATGGGCGGCACCGAGCTGCGCGCCGTGCTCTGGCAGGCGCTGGCCAAGCTGCCGGAGAACCAGCGGACCATGCTGGTGCTCCGCTACTACGAGGGCAAGACCGACCCGGAGATCGCCGACGTGCTCGGCATCAGCGTCGGCACGGTCAAGAGCAGCATCTGGCGCGCACTGCGCCGGCTGCGCGACGACGAGCAGCTGAACACCTCGGGCGACACCGTCCGGGCCTTCGGCGAGCTGGTCGCGTAG